The proteins below come from a single Amphiura filiformis chromosome 15, Afil_fr2py, whole genome shotgun sequence genomic window:
- the LOC140171609 gene encoding core histone macro-H2A.1-like: MSGRGGKKRTKGMSRSARAGVLFPVSRLHRYLRAGTHHTRIGAGAPVYMAAVIEYLTAEILELAGNAARDNKKGRVTPRHILLAVANDEELHQLLRQVTIASGGVLPKIHPELLMKKRGAVRSKLLLDSGPPVLTKVPKTVAARKEVSIKKPPKYLGKGKKGLEAGAGGKKKKGGKTVLSEKKLFLGQKLTVVQSDISEIQADAIVNPTNSTFFMGGEVGSNLEKVGGKDFRDEVDKLRSAQGSLDTAGAAICSGHNFPAKYVIHVNSPTWGQANAVANLEKAIKNCLTLADSKNLTSIALPSVSSGRAGFPKQTAAETILQTISKYFVTKMACRSNKST, translated from the exons ATGTCGGGCAGAGGTGGAAAGAAGCGAACCAAAGGCATGTCCAGGTCGGCAAGGGCTGGTGTTCTTTTTCCCGTAAGCCGATTGCATAGGTATCTTCGTGCAGGCACTCACCATACACGTATTGGGGCTGGTGCACCAGTGTATATGGCCGCTGTTATTGAGTATCTTACAG CTGAAATTCTTGAGCTAGCAGGAAACGCTGCCCGTGATAATAAGAAGGGTCGAGTCACTCCAAGACATATTCTATTGGCTGTTGCCAATGACGAAGAACTCCACCAACTTTTACGACAAGTCACCATAGCCAGCGGGGGCGTCCTTCCGAAAATTCATCCAGAGTTGTTGATGAAGAAGCGAGGAGCAGTACGGTCGAAACTGCTGCTTGATAGTGGACCACCAGTACttacaaaagtaccaaaaactgTGGCAGCGAGAAAAGAAGTATCCATCAAGAAACCACCAAAGTATTTGGGCAAGGGCAAGAAAGGACTTGAGGCTGGTGCAGGTGGCAAAAAGAAGAAG GGTGGAAAGACGGTGCTTTCTGAAAAGAAGTTATTCCTGGGACAGAAG TTGACAGTGGTCCAATCTGATATCAGTGAAATCCAGGCAGATGCTATAGTCAATCCCACCAATTCCACTTTCTTCATGGGAGGAGAAGTAGGTAG TAACTTGGAGAAGGTTGGTGGTAAAGATTTCAGAGATGAGGTGGATAAGTTGAGATCAGCTCAGGGTAGTCTGGACACTGCAGGAG CTGCAATTTGCTCAGGGCACAATTTCCCAGCCAAATATGTGATACATGTGAACAGTCCAACATGGGGCCAAGCTAATGCTGTAGCCAACCTTGAGAAGGCCATCAAGAATTGTCTCACGTTAGCGGATTCCAAGAATCTTACATCTATCGCTCTACCGTCAGTCAGCAGTGGAAG GGCTGGCTTTCCAAAACAGActgcagctgaaacaattttacAAACCATTAGCAAGTACTTTGTCACCAAAATGGCGTGTCGCTCAAACAAGTCTACTTAG